In a single window of the Porites lutea chromosome 14, jaPorLute2.1, whole genome shotgun sequence genome:
- the LOC140924179 gene encoding uncharacterized protein yields MEEEGQSESRRARKRSRSNSSDDSTTTEREKKTKGTYNKLTLNDDPAVYARRIPYFGENSINNILKVVSLQSFSNPRLSLLNDGERETERDEVADHKASRTGESDSLSDSSEEFTRRDRPSSSSEDRVSSSGHPHIVFPSKSRSKRGDFKNGNVLNEAITGKDQRYWEKRQRNNASAKRSRDARRVRELETQIRAEYLEDENYRLKVENEVLREENARLTKTIERLKENANNSDKDCSE; encoded by the coding sequence ATGGAAGAAGAAGGTCAAAGTGAATCGCGTAGAGCGAGGAAACGTTCTCGAAGTAATAGCTCGGATGACTCAACGACCACGGAAAGAGAGAAGAAAACGAAGGGCACGTACAATAAGCTTACTCTAAACGACGATCCTGCTGTTTACGCGCGACGAATTCCTTATTTTGGAGAGAACTCGATTAACAATATTTTAAAGGTCGTTTCGTTGCAATCATTCTCGAATCCGCGTCTGTCTTTGCTGAACGACGGAGAGCGAGAGACCGAGCGAGACGAGGTTGCAGATCACAAAGCATCCAGGACAGGCGAGTCGGATAGTCTGTCAGATTCAAGCGAAGAATTTACCCGAAGAGATCGGCCCAGTTCATCAAGTGAAGATAGAGTTTCTTCCTCAGGACATCCACATATTGTTTTCCCGTCTAAATCCCGTAGCAAACGGGGTGATTTCAAGAATGGCAATGTGTTGAACGAGGCAATCACTGGAAAAGATCAAAGATACTGGGAAAAAAGACAACGGAATAATGCGTCCGCTAAACGCTCAAGGGACGCGCGCCGCGTTCGAGAACTCGAGACTCAGATAAGAGCTGAATATTTAGAGGATGAAAATTACAGGCTCAAGGTTGAAAATGAAGTTCTACGTGAAGAGAACGCTCGATTAACAAAAACTATCGAAAGGCTTAAAGAGAACGCCaataacagtgacaaagatTGCAGCGAATAA